A window of the Phaenicophaeus curvirostris isolate KB17595 chromosome 9, BPBGC_Pcur_1.0, whole genome shotgun sequence genome harbors these coding sequences:
- the HHEX gene encoding hematopoietically-expressed homeobox protein HHEX, giving the protein MQYQPPGAAPAPLGVPLYAPTPLLQPAHPTPFYIEDILGRGPAAAPAPHSLPAPPTLPSPNSSFTSLVPPYRAPVYEPTPIHPAFSHHLAATYGTGAYAGPLYSFPRAVGDYAHALIRQDPLGKPLLWSPFIQRPLHKRKGGQVRFSNDQTVELEKKFETQKYLSPPERKRLAKMLQLSERQVKTWFQNRRAKWRRLKQENPQAAKKEDMEGADRHSEQRPESRATPEQKGKEVSLDGSQYTPSPASQEDLESDVSNDSDQEVDIEGDKGYYNPTH; this is encoded by the exons ATGCAGTACCAGCCGCCGGGCGCCGCGCCGGCACCGCTGGGCGTCCCGCTGTACGCGCCCACGCCGCTGCTGCAGCCCGCGCACCCCACGCCCTTCTACATCGAGGACATCCTGGgccgcggccccgccgccgccccggccccccACTCCCTGCCCGCCCCGCCGACGCTGCCGTCGCCCAACTCCTCCTTCACCAGCCTGGTGCCCCCGTACCGGGCCCCCGTCTACGAGCCGACCCCCATCCACCCGGCCTTCTCACACCACCTCGCAGCCACCTACGGCACCGGCGCCTACGCCGGGCCCCTCTACTCCTTCCCCCGCGCCGTCGGCGACTACGCGCACGCCCTGATCCGGCAGGACCCCCTGG GGAAGCCCCTGCTCTGGAGCCCCTTCATCCAGCGGCCGCTGCACAAGAGGAAAGGGGGGCAGGTCCGTTTCTCCAACGACCAGACCGTCGAGCTGGAGAAGAAGTTCGAGACGCAGAAATACCTCTCCCCGCCGGAGAGAAAGCGCCTGGCCAAGATGCTGCAGCTCAGCGAGAGGCAG GTCAAAACGTGGTTTCAGAATCGCAGAGCCAAATGGAGGCGTCTAAAGCAG GAGAATCCTCAGGCTGCCAAAAAAGAAGACATGGAAGGTGCTGACAGGCACAGTGAGCAAAGGCCGGAGAGCCGTGCGACCCCTGAGCAGAAGGGTAAGGAGGTCTCCCTGGATGGCTCGCAGTACACCCCCTCGCCAGCCTCACAGGAGGACCTGGAATCAGACGTCTCCAATGACTCCGATCAAGAAGTGGACATTGAAGGCGATAAAGGCTATTATAATCCTACCCACTAA